The following coding sequences are from one Pseudomonas mendocina window:
- a CDS encoding carbon storage regulator — MGLVIERKRGQAIHILFDENMSDQDMLDLIRSGITVRVTDIGKHGTKTRIGIDAPEAITVLREELLERHRSCG; from the coding sequence ATGGGACTGGTAATTGAGAGAAAGCGGGGGCAGGCAATACATATCCTGTTCGACGAGAACATGAGCGATCAGGATATGCTCGATCTTATCCGCTCCGGCATAACCGTGAGAGTTACGGATATAGGCAAACACGGCACGAAAACACGGATAGGAATCGATGCCCCTGAAGCCATCACTGTTCTTCGTGAAGAACTACTCGAGCGGCATCGAAGCTGCGGCTAG